The proteins below are encoded in one region of Candidatus Neomarinimicrobiota bacterium:
- a CDS encoding permease, translating into MTAKKQRKSNMLVPTIIMGVLALALLLVGFWRGQGEHLTGLKSALNMIIEILPMLVCAFIVASMVQAFLPRELISRWVGLESGWRGLLIGTLTGALTPGGPYVSLPIATGLLRAGAGVGTMVAFLTGWSLWAFSRLPLEVGILGWRLALIRFASTFFFAPIAGWIAQTLFGKTV; encoded by the coding sequence ATGACAGCTAAAAAGCAGAGGAAATCAAACATGCTGGTCCCCACCATCATCATGGGCGTCCTGGCCCTTGCACTGCTACTGGTCGGCTTCTGGCGCGGGCAGGGCGAACACCTCACCGGTCTGAAATCGGCCCTGAACATGATCATCGAGATCCTCCCCATGCTGGTCTGCGCCTTTATCGTGGCCAGCATGGTGCAGGCTTTTCTGCCCCGGGAACTCATCTCCCGCTGGGTGGGGCTGGAGTCCGGTTGGCGCGGGCTGCTAATCGGCACTCTGACCGGCGCCCTGACTCCCGGCGGACCCTACGTCAGCCTGCCCATCGCCACCGGGCTGCTGCGGGCCGGGGCCGGCGTCGGCACCATGGTCGCCTTCCTCACCGGCTGGTCCCTGTGGGCCTTCAGCCGCCTGCCCCTCGAAGTGGGCATCCTGGGCTGGAGACTGGCCCTGATCCGCTTCGCCAGCACTTTCTTCTTCGCGCCCATCGCCGGCTGGATCGCGCAGACGCTGTTCGGCAAGACGGTCTGA